One stretch of Archocentrus centrarchus isolate MPI-CPG fArcCen1 chromosome 5, fArcCen1, whole genome shotgun sequence DNA includes these proteins:
- the LOC115780114 gene encoding signal transducer and activator of transcription 1-alpha/beta-like isoform X1 translates to MAQWDRLWQLPAYRQQLHELYDRDALPMDVRHYLAAWIEKQDWQRAARDDAFAMVLFQVLLENLDIQHSRFVQEESFLLQHNIRRYKQNFQRYVDEPCALATTILWFLEKEKEILESAELAEKVQLLHVEQEAMEISSQQDLERKLAGLRNEVQCMEHTMICLEEQQDEFDFKYQTHKLEAVVDEALKNQQIRGLQLLVNRLNEARKSTLSGLNNILDKTHDLIDLLVKKELVEWQRRQQKACIGAPDNVCLDQLENWFTCVAVCLFQVREFLGKLEELVGKVSYENDPVKAQKPALQKRTDTLLNDLLKSSFVVETQPSMPQGKGSLVLRTNVQFSVKARLLVKFPELNHSMKVDVSMDKEAPQIKGYRRFNVLGTKTKALNMAESQSGGMVADFRHLTLKEQKSGGGGKGVSDISLSVTEELHIICFNTVFELKGFSVELQASSLPVVIISNSSQQQSAWGSVLWFNMISQDPKDVMFFANTPAATWPQFGEMLSWQFLSATKRGLDDTQLEMIANKLFGKKPNYDTCKVAWSKFCKENTPDTFWVWFDGILVMVKTYLEDLWRDGLIMGFVTKGKEKSLLKRKQRGTFLLRFSESVIGGITFSWVEITATGEPDVKTVQPFTKVDLSQIPFHEIIRNFQILEAENVPENPLLYLYPNTPKDEAFGKYYTEKSGEDSPYIKYIKTKLVFVSKENTLEARSPMPSDMAQGEGLEPMNGLCGEAAEQDGNLLPVTPPLEAYDPDPMLNGSVADSEPNDLLTYLNNPIFFDSDFQDEQPLADFSLQGFNSLLPQSCGSFP, encoded by the exons ATGGCACAGTGGGACAGACTGTGGCAGCTTCCTGCGTACCGACAGCAGTTACATGAGCTCTATGACAGAGATGCGTTGCCCATGGATGTTCGGCACTACCTGGCAGCTTGGATAGAGAAGCAGGACTG GCAGCGAGCAGCAAGGGACGATGCCTTTGCTATGGTACTGTTCCAGGTCCTGCTTGAAAATCTGGACATCCAACACAGCCGCTTTGTCCAGGAGGAGTCATTTTTACTGCAGCACAACATTAGACGCTATAAGCAGAATTTTCAG AGGTATGTGGATGAACCGTGTGCTTTGGCAACCACAATTCTTTGGTTTTtggaaaaagagaaggaaatcCTGGAGAGTGCTGAACTTGCTGAAAAG GTCCAGCTTTTGCATGTCGAGCAAGAGGCCATGGAGATAAGCAGCCAACAGGACCTGGAACGTAAACTAGCTGGCCTGAGGAATGAAGTGCAG TGTATGGAACATACAATGATATGTCTGGAGGAGCAGCAAGATGAGTTTGATTTTAAATACCAAACTCATAAATTGGAAG CTGTGGTAGATGAGGCCTTGAAGAATCAACAGATTAGAGGGCTTCAGCTTCTTGtcaacagactgaatgaagcCAGAAAG AGCACACTGTCAGGCCTAAATAATATTCTGGACAAGACTCACGACCTCATTGACCTGCTGGTGAAGAAGGAGCTGGTGGAGTGGCAGAGGAGGCAGCAGAAAGCCTGCATTGGTGCTCCAGACAATGTTTGCCTGGATCAGCTAGAAAACTG GTTCACCTGTGTGGCGGTGTGTCTGTTCCAGGTGCGGGAGTTTCTTGGCAAGTTGGAAGAGCTAGTTGGAAAAGTGTCCTACGAAAATGACCCAGTGAAGGCCCAAAAACCAGCACTGCAGAAGAGAACAGACACTCTTCTAAATGACTTACTCAAGAG CTCGTTTGTGGTTGAGACTCAGCCATCCATGCCGCAAGGGAAAGGATCTTTGGTTCTCCGCACAAATGTGCAGTTCTCTGTCAAGGCCAG ACTTCTTGTGAAGTTTCCTGAACTGAATCACTCCATGAAAGTGGACGTATCCATGGACAA GGAAGCTCCTCAGATCAAAGG GTATCGTCGTTTCAATGTCCTGGGGACCAAAACCAAGGCCTTGAACATGGCTGAGAGCCAGAGTGGAGGCATGGTGGCAGACTTCAGACATCTG ACTCTGAAGGAGCAGAAATCTGGAGGTGGTGGCAAAGGTGTCAGTGAT ATTTCTTTGAGTGTTACAGAGGAGCTGCATATCATCTGCTTCAACACTGTATTTGAGCTGAAAGGCTTTTCAGTTGAGCTGCAG GCCTCCTCCCTCCCTGTGGTCATCATCTCAAACTCCAGCCAGCAGCAAAGTGCCTGGGGTTCTGTCCTCTGGTTCAACATGATCAGTCAGGATCCCAAG GATGTTATGTTCTTCGCCAACACTCCTGCAGCTACTTGGCCTCAGTTCGGAGAGATGTTGAGCTGGCAGTTTCTCTCGGCCACTAAACGCGGCCTGGATGATACTCAGCTGGAAATGATTGCAAACAAGCTCTTTG GGAAAAAGCCAAACTATGACACCTGCAAAGTGGCATGGTCAAAATTTTGCAAG GAGAATACGCCTGACACTTTCTGGGTGTGGTTTGATGGCATCTTGGTGATGGTGAAAACATACCTAGAGGATCTGTGGAGGGATGG CCTCATCATGGGTTTTGTGACCAAAGGCAAAGAGAAGTCTCTCTTGAAGAGGAAACAGAGAGGCACATTCTTGTTGCGCTTCAGTGAAAGTGTCATTGGGGGAATTACCTTCTCCTGGGTGGAAATCACTGCGACTG GTGAGCCTGATGTAAAGACAGTCCAACCCTTCACCAAAGTCGACCTTTCCCAGATTCCCTTCCATGAAATCATTCGAAATTTCCAGATCTTAGAAGCTGAAAATGTCCCAGAAAATCCTCTGCTCTACCTGTATCCCAACACTCCCAAAGATGAGgcttttggaaaatattacacTGAAAAGAGTGGAG aggacaGTCCGTACATCAAGTACATCAAAACCAAGCTGGTGTTTGTTTCCAAGGA GAACACACTGGAGGCTAGGTCACCCATGCCCTCTGACATGGCACAGGGTGAAGGCCTGGAGCCAATGAATGGCCTGTGTGGAGAGGCAGCTG AACAAGATGGGAATCTTCTTCCTGTGACGCCACCTCTGGAAGCTTATGACCCTGATCCTATGCTGAATGGCTCTGTTGCAGACTCAGAGCCCAATGATCTCCTGACGTATCTCAACAACCCAATCTTTTTTGACAGTGACTTTCAAGACGAGCAACCGCTGGCTGATTTCAGCCTTCAAGGATTTAACAGTCTGCTCCCACAGTCCTGTGGCAGCTTCCCATAG
- the LOC115780114 gene encoding signal transducer and activator of transcription 1-alpha/beta-like isoform X2, whose product MAQWDRLWQLPAYRQQLHELYDRDALPMDVRHYLAAWIEKQDWQRAARDDAFAMVLFQVLLENLDIQHSRFVQEESFLLQHNIRRYKQNFQRYVDEPCALATTILWFLEKEKEILESAELAEKVQLLHVEQEAMEISSQQDLERKLAGLRNEVQCMEHTMICLEEQQDEFDFKYQTHKLEAVVDEALKNQQIRGLQLLVNRLNEARKSTLSGLNNILDKTHDLIDLLVKKELVEWQRRQQKACIGAPDNVCLDQLENWFTCVAVCLFQVREFLGKLEELVGKVSYENDPVKAQKPALQKRTDTLLNDLLKSSFVVETQPSMPQGKGSLVLRTNVQFSVKARLLVKFPELNHSMKVDVSMDKEAPQIKGYRRFNVLGTKTKALNMAESQSGGMVADFRHLTLKEQKSGGGGKGVSDISLSVTEELHIICFNTVFELKGFSVELQASSLPVVIISNSSQQQSAWGSVLWFNMISQDPKDVMFFANTPAATWPQFGEMLSWQFLSATKRGLDDTQLEMIANKLFGKKPNYDTCKVAWSKFCKENTPDTFWVWFDGILVMVKTYLEDLWRDGLIMGFVTKGKEKSLLKRKQRGTFLLRFSESVIGGITFSWVEITATGEPDVKTVQPFTKVDLSQIPFHEIIRNFQILEAENVPENPLLYLYPNTPKDEAFGKYYTEKSGEDSPYIKYIKTKLVFVSKETRWESSSCDATSGSL is encoded by the exons ATGGCACAGTGGGACAGACTGTGGCAGCTTCCTGCGTACCGACAGCAGTTACATGAGCTCTATGACAGAGATGCGTTGCCCATGGATGTTCGGCACTACCTGGCAGCTTGGATAGAGAAGCAGGACTG GCAGCGAGCAGCAAGGGACGATGCCTTTGCTATGGTACTGTTCCAGGTCCTGCTTGAAAATCTGGACATCCAACACAGCCGCTTTGTCCAGGAGGAGTCATTTTTACTGCAGCACAACATTAGACGCTATAAGCAGAATTTTCAG AGGTATGTGGATGAACCGTGTGCTTTGGCAACCACAATTCTTTGGTTTTtggaaaaagagaaggaaatcCTGGAGAGTGCTGAACTTGCTGAAAAG GTCCAGCTTTTGCATGTCGAGCAAGAGGCCATGGAGATAAGCAGCCAACAGGACCTGGAACGTAAACTAGCTGGCCTGAGGAATGAAGTGCAG TGTATGGAACATACAATGATATGTCTGGAGGAGCAGCAAGATGAGTTTGATTTTAAATACCAAACTCATAAATTGGAAG CTGTGGTAGATGAGGCCTTGAAGAATCAACAGATTAGAGGGCTTCAGCTTCTTGtcaacagactgaatgaagcCAGAAAG AGCACACTGTCAGGCCTAAATAATATTCTGGACAAGACTCACGACCTCATTGACCTGCTGGTGAAGAAGGAGCTGGTGGAGTGGCAGAGGAGGCAGCAGAAAGCCTGCATTGGTGCTCCAGACAATGTTTGCCTGGATCAGCTAGAAAACTG GTTCACCTGTGTGGCGGTGTGTCTGTTCCAGGTGCGGGAGTTTCTTGGCAAGTTGGAAGAGCTAGTTGGAAAAGTGTCCTACGAAAATGACCCAGTGAAGGCCCAAAAACCAGCACTGCAGAAGAGAACAGACACTCTTCTAAATGACTTACTCAAGAG CTCGTTTGTGGTTGAGACTCAGCCATCCATGCCGCAAGGGAAAGGATCTTTGGTTCTCCGCACAAATGTGCAGTTCTCTGTCAAGGCCAG ACTTCTTGTGAAGTTTCCTGAACTGAATCACTCCATGAAAGTGGACGTATCCATGGACAA GGAAGCTCCTCAGATCAAAGG GTATCGTCGTTTCAATGTCCTGGGGACCAAAACCAAGGCCTTGAACATGGCTGAGAGCCAGAGTGGAGGCATGGTGGCAGACTTCAGACATCTG ACTCTGAAGGAGCAGAAATCTGGAGGTGGTGGCAAAGGTGTCAGTGAT ATTTCTTTGAGTGTTACAGAGGAGCTGCATATCATCTGCTTCAACACTGTATTTGAGCTGAAAGGCTTTTCAGTTGAGCTGCAG GCCTCCTCCCTCCCTGTGGTCATCATCTCAAACTCCAGCCAGCAGCAAAGTGCCTGGGGTTCTGTCCTCTGGTTCAACATGATCAGTCAGGATCCCAAG GATGTTATGTTCTTCGCCAACACTCCTGCAGCTACTTGGCCTCAGTTCGGAGAGATGTTGAGCTGGCAGTTTCTCTCGGCCACTAAACGCGGCCTGGATGATACTCAGCTGGAAATGATTGCAAACAAGCTCTTTG GGAAAAAGCCAAACTATGACACCTGCAAAGTGGCATGGTCAAAATTTTGCAAG GAGAATACGCCTGACACTTTCTGGGTGTGGTTTGATGGCATCTTGGTGATGGTGAAAACATACCTAGAGGATCTGTGGAGGGATGG CCTCATCATGGGTTTTGTGACCAAAGGCAAAGAGAAGTCTCTCTTGAAGAGGAAACAGAGAGGCACATTCTTGTTGCGCTTCAGTGAAAGTGTCATTGGGGGAATTACCTTCTCCTGGGTGGAAATCACTGCGACTG GTGAGCCTGATGTAAAGACAGTCCAACCCTTCACCAAAGTCGACCTTTCCCAGATTCCCTTCCATGAAATCATTCGAAATTTCCAGATCTTAGAAGCTGAAAATGTCCCAGAAAATCCTCTGCTCTACCTGTATCCCAACACTCCCAAAGATGAGgcttttggaaaatattacacTGAAAAGAGTGGAG aggacaGTCCGTACATCAAGTACATCAAAACCAAGCTGGTGTTTGTTTCCAAGGA AACAAGATGGGAATCTTCTTCCTGTGACGCCACCTCTGGAAGCTTATGA